The following are encoded in a window of Ruminiclostridium herbifermentans genomic DNA:
- a CDS encoding HNH endonuclease → MPYKPKRPCAYPGCGRLAVREQYCAEHQKVMDKQYNQYGRDPASNKRYGRSWKRIRDRYIKAHPLCEECQKQGRLTPAEEVHHILPLSRGGTNVEDNLMSLCHSCHARITVKMGDRWHDR, encoded by the coding sequence ATGCCGTATAAACCCAAGCGTCCCTGTGCCTATCCCGGCTGCGGTCGGCTCGCTGTGCGTGAGCAATACTGTGCCGAGCATCAGAAGGTCATGGACAAACAGTACAACCAGTATGGGCGTGACCCCGCTTCCAACAAACGCTACGGTCGTAGCTGGAAACGAATCCGTGATCGCTACATCAAAGCACATCCACTCTGCGAAGAGTGTCAGAAGCAAGGAAGGCTGACGCCCGCAGAGGAAGTCCACCACATCCTTCCGCTTTCTCGTGGTGGCACCAACGTCGAGGACAATTTAATGTCGCTGTGTCATAGCTGCCATGCCCGCATCACCGTGAAAATGGGCGATCGCTGGCATGACAGATGA
- a CDS encoding DUF1492 domain-containing protein — translation MNTKTYLSQARYLDMRIKSKLQQIESLNELATSCSSVLTGMPRNPNIGGSKMADAVYKMIDLQNELKRDIEALVDLKKEIMNTIRLVTDAEQQTLLEKRYLCFLSWEKIAVEMHYSIQHIYRMHDEALNVVDTILSMRVNESE, via the coding sequence ATGAATACTAAGACATACCTTTCTCAAGCGCGTTATCTGGACATGCGTATCAAGTCAAAGCTCCAGCAGATAGAGTCCTTGAACGAACTGGCGACAAGCTGCTCCTCTGTCCTAACAGGCATGCCTCGCAATCCTAATATTGGTGGCTCCAAAATGGCGGATGCTGTGTACAAGATGATTGATTTACAGAATGAACTAAAGCGCGACATTGAAGCGTTGGTAGATTTGAAAAAGGAAATCATGAACACGATCCGACTGGTAACTGATGCCGAGCAGCAGACGCTCTTGGAAAAGCGATACCTTTGCTTTCTTTCATGGGAAAAGATCGCGGTCGAAATGCATTATAGTATCCAGCACATCTACCGAATGCACGACGAGGCTTTGAATGTCGTGGACACAATCCTGTCCATGAGAGTAAATGAGAGCGAATGA
- a CDS encoding P27 family phage terminase small subunit yields MAKDGTNRGGARIGAGAKKKPLADKIAEGNPGCRTLTVMEFSNTADLHGQAMPEPNKMLEAVQKDGKTLVAGEIYKNTWQWLNERGCAMLISPQLLERYAMSVARWIQCEEAVTEYGFLAKHPTTGNAIQSPYVAMGQNYMNQTNRLWMEIFQIVKENCTGEYSGTNPQDDVMERLLTARKGK; encoded by the coding sequence TTGGCAAAAGACGGTACCAACCGTGGAGGCGCTCGTATCGGCGCGGGCGCAAAAAAGAAACCATTAGCCGACAAAATCGCCGAGGGCAATCCCGGATGTAGAACACTGACGGTCATGGAGTTTTCAAACACTGCCGATCTGCATGGTCAGGCAATGCCAGAGCCCAATAAAATGCTCGAAGCTGTCCAAAAGGATGGCAAGACACTTGTTGCAGGTGAGATATATAAAAACACCTGGCAATGGTTGAATGAGCGTGGCTGTGCGATGCTCATTTCTCCGCAGCTTCTGGAGCGGTACGCCATGAGCGTAGCCCGATGGATTCAATGTGAAGAAGCGGTTACCGAATATGGCTTTCTGGCCAAGCATCCCACAACGGGTAATGCGATTCAAAGTCCGTATGTGGCAATGGGCCAGAACTATATGAACCAGACAAACCGTCTGTGGATGGAGATTTTCCAAATTGTAAAGGAAAACTGCACTGGTGAATACAGCGGCACAAACCCGCAGGATGATGTAATGGAGCGGCTTTTAACCGCCCGGAAAGGAAAATGA
- a CDS encoding virulence protein, with the protein MEFKFNVTGSDRKRLVASITEITECQAKYQGAPSFAYAVDYITIDKNGTVSFDDRVDSDKIEMLIEALLEKGFELEAQMEDETEDAGDSLILSYPRKDISDTALENLRLLVASKESLIKKALGTDALPIDVTDEVISFPWFVGLPQPEEINAYAHFTGKLIDMAKTQKRVTSKEKNIDNEKYAFRCFLLRLGFIGDEYKAARKILLRNLSGSGAFRSGNPKVKKLVERIEADTCLYDDVMSLQDTEVTENE; encoded by the coding sequence ATGGAGTTCAAATTTAATGTTACAGGTAGCGACCGCAAACGGCTGGTAGCGTCGATCACAGAAATTACCGAGTGCCAGGCAAAATACCAGGGCGCACCAAGCTTTGCTTACGCGGTGGACTACATCACCATCGACAAGAATGGCACAGTGAGCTTCGATGACCGCGTCGATAGCGACAAGATTGAGATGCTGATCGAGGCGCTGCTTGAAAAGGGCTTCGAGCTGGAAGCTCAGATGGAGGATGAAACCGAAGACGCTGGTGACTCGCTCATCCTTTCCTATCCACGTAAGGATATCAGCGATACAGCACTGGAAAACCTGCGCTTGCTGGTAGCAAGCAAGGAATCACTCATCAAGAAGGCGCTGGGCACGGACGCGCTGCCGATTGATGTCACAGACGAAGTAATTAGTTTCCCGTGGTTTGTGGGCCTACCACAGCCAGAGGAAATCAATGCCTACGCCCACTTCACCGGAAAGCTCATCGACATGGCGAAAACACAGAAGCGCGTCACCTCTAAGGAAAAGAATATCGACAACGAAAAGTACGCATTCCGCTGCTTCTTGCTACGTCTTGGTTTTATCGGTGACGAGTACAAAGCGGCAAGAAAGATACTGCTTCGCAATCTTTCCGGCAGCGGCGCGTTCAGGAGCGGCAATCCGAAGGTGAAGAAGCTGGTCGAGCGCATCGAAGCAGACACATGTCTCTACGACGATGTGATGAGCCTGCAGGACACGGAGGTGACTGAAAATGAATAA
- a CDS encoding terminase large subunit, whose amino-acid sequence MRRLKKYSPTRFKAADSTYDKAAADYAVAFIEALSHTKGTWAGKPFELIDWQEQIIRDIFGTLKPNGYRQFNTAYVEIPKKMGKSELAAAVALLLTCGDGEERAEVYGCAADRNQASIVFNVAADMVRMCPALAKRVKILDSMKRLIYQPTGSIYQVLSADVGNKHGFNTHGVVFDELHTQPNRKLFDVMTKGSGDARMQPLYFLITTAGDNQNSICWEVHQKALDIIDGRKTDPTFYPVIYGAAQEDDWTDPKVWKKANPSLGITVSMEKVKAAFESAKQNPAEENSFRQLRLNQWVKQAVRWMPMDKWDACSFAVDPEALRGRVCYGGLDLSSSTDITAFVLVFPPIDEDDKYIILPFFWIPEDNIDLRVKRDHVNYDLWSKQGFLQTTEGNVVHYGYIEKFIEQLGEKYNIREIAFDRWGAVQMVQNLEGMGFTVVPFGQGFKDMSPPTKELMKLTLEQKLAHGGHPVLRWMMDNIYIRTDPAGNIKADKEKSTEKIDGAVATIMALDRAIRCGNVTSESVYDSRGLLVF is encoded by the coding sequence ATCAGACGACTTAAGAAATACTCTCCGACGCGTTTTAAAGCGGCGGATTCTACCTACGACAAGGCGGCCGCCGACTATGCTGTTGCTTTTATCGAAGCCCTCTCACATACCAAAGGCACGTGGGCCGGTAAACCTTTTGAGCTTATCGACTGGCAGGAACAGATTATTCGTGACATCTTTGGAACACTCAAACCCAATGGCTACCGACAATTTAACACCGCCTATGTGGAAATTCCGAAGAAGATGGGTAAATCTGAACTTGCCGCCGCTGTAGCACTCCTGCTCACTTGTGGCGACGGAGAAGAACGTGCCGAGGTCTACGGCTGTGCTGCTGATCGGAATCAGGCATCAATAGTATTCAATGTAGCGGCTGACATGGTGCGGATGTGTCCGGCCCTTGCAAAAAGGGTTAAAATTCTTGATTCCATGAAGCGGCTAATCTATCAGCCGACCGGGAGTATCTATCAGGTGCTGTCTGCCGACGTTGGCAACAAGCATGGGTTTAACACTCACGGTGTGGTGTTTGATGAGCTTCATACCCAGCCCAACCGAAAGTTATTTGATGTTATGACTAAGGGGAGCGGTGATGCGAGAATGCAGCCGTTATATTTTCTTATCACTACGGCTGGTGACAATCAAAACAGCATTTGCTGGGAGGTCCACCAGAAGGCACTGGATATTATCGATGGCCGTAAGACTGACCCAACCTTCTACCCCGTCATATACGGCGCTGCGCAGGAGGATGACTGGACTGATCCGAAGGTGTGGAAAAAAGCAAACCCCTCCCTTGGCATTACGGTGAGTATGGAAAAAGTAAAAGCTGCATTTGAATCAGCAAAACAGAATCCCGCCGAGGAGAATAGCTTTCGCCAGCTTCGCTTGAACCAGTGGGTCAAGCAGGCTGTACGCTGGATGCCGATGGACAAATGGGATGCCTGCTCTTTTGCAGTTGACCCGGAAGCCTTACGTGGGCGAGTTTGCTACGGTGGCCTTGACCTATCTTCTTCCACAGATATCACCGCTTTTGTGCTTGTTTTCCCACCAATAGACGAGGATGACAAGTATATCATACTTCCGTTCTTTTGGATACCGGAGGACAATATCGATTTACGAGTCAAACGCGACCATGTGAACTACGACCTGTGGTCGAAGCAGGGCTTCCTACAAACCACCGAAGGTAATGTCGTCCATTACGGGTACATTGAAAAATTTATTGAACAGCTCGGTGAGAAATACAACATTCGTGAAATAGCCTTTGACCGCTGGGGAGCTGTGCAGATGGTACAGAACCTTGAGGGTATGGGTTTTACAGTTGTTCCGTTCGGCCAGGGCTTCAAGGATATGTCCCCACCGACCAAGGAACTCATGAAGCTAACCTTAGAGCAGAAACTTGCTCACGGTGGTCACCCTGTTCTGCGCTGGATGATGGATAACATCTATATTCGCACTGATCCGGCGGGCAACATCAAAGCGGACAAAGAGAAATCTACCGAGAAAATCGATGGCGCAGTCGCCACCATTATGGCGCTTGACCGGGCAATACGATGCGGAAATGTTACGAGCGAAAGCGTGTATGACTCGCGCGGACTGCTCGTTTTTTAA
- a CDS encoding site-specific DNA-methyltransferase: MLIEKKNTAELLPAEYNPRKDLKPGDPEYDKLKRSIEQFGYVEPVIWNKVTGRVVGGHQRLKVLIDMGITEVECVVVEMDAEKEKALNIALNKISGEWHKEKLALLIADLQGADFDVSLTGFDPAELDALFKDSIKDGIHDDDFDVETELKKPPITKLGDIWTLGRHRLVCGDSTKADTFDLLMAGVKANLVITDPPYNVNYEGNAGKIKNDNMANDAFYSFLLSAFQNTEAVMADDASIYVFHADTEGLNFRRAFSDAGFYLSDCCIWKKQSLVLGRSPYQWQHEPVLYGWKKNGKHQWYTGRKETTIWEFDKPKKNGDHPTMKPIPLLAYPIMNSSMSNTLVLDPFGGSGSTLIACEQSDRSCYTIELDEKFCDVIVKRYIEQVGSVDKVSVQRDGLLYSYAEVTAGEDCNP; the protein is encoded by the coding sequence ATGCTGATTGAGAAAAAGAATACCGCCGAGCTTCTGCCTGCGGAGTACAATCCACGAAAGGATTTAAAACCCGGCGACCCTGAATATGATAAGCTAAAGCGTTCAATTGAACAATTCGGATACGTCGAGCCGGTCATCTGGAATAAGGTGACCGGCCGTGTTGTAGGTGGGCACCAGCGTCTAAAGGTGCTCATCGACATGGGGATCACTGAGGTCGAGTGTGTGGTAGTCGAGATGGATGCCGAAAAGGAAAAAGCCCTCAACATCGCACTGAACAAGATATCCGGCGAATGGCATAAAGAAAAGCTGGCACTGCTCATTGCTGATCTGCAGGGTGCGGACTTCGATGTATCTCTCACAGGCTTCGACCCTGCTGAACTGGATGCTCTGTTCAAGGATAGTATTAAAGATGGCATCCATGACGATGATTTTGACGTGGAAACAGAGCTAAAGAAGCCGCCGATCACAAAGCTCGGTGACATATGGACGCTCGGTCGGCACAGGCTGGTCTGCGGCGACAGTACCAAGGCAGACACCTTTGATTTACTGATGGCTGGGGTCAAAGCTAATCTTGTCATTACCGACCCACCCTACAACGTCAACTACGAAGGTAATGCTGGGAAGATCAAGAACGATAACATGGCAAATGATGCCTTTTATAGCTTCCTGCTTTCTGCTTTTCAAAACACCGAAGCCGTCATGGCGGATGATGCAAGCATCTATGTTTTCCACGCCGACACCGAAGGGCTAAATTTCAGGAGAGCCTTTTCGGATGCCGGTTTTTATTTGTCCGATTGCTGCATCTGGAAAAAGCAATCGCTGGTACTGGGGCGCTCTCCATACCAATGGCAGCACGAGCCTGTGCTCTACGGCTGGAAGAAAAACGGAAAGCATCAGTGGTACACAGGCCGTAAGGAAACCACCATTTGGGAGTTCGATAAGCCCAAGAAGAATGGCGACCACCCGACAATGAAACCTATCCCGCTGCTGGCGTATCCCATTATGAACAGTTCAATGAGTAATACGCTGGTGCTCGACCCCTTCGGCGGCAGCGGCAGTACGCTCATCGCCTGCGAACAGAGCGATCGCTCCTGCTACACCATAGAGCTCGACGAAAAATTCTGTGACGTCATCGTAAAACGCTACATCGAGCAGGTCGGCTCGGTGGACAAGGTTTCTGTTCAGCGCGATGGGCTGTTGTATTCGTATGCGGAGGTGACTGCTGGGGAGGATTGCAATCCTTGA
- the metK gene encoding methionine adenosyltransferase, translating to MVKYLTAESVCKGHPDKLCDLIADSILDACLRKDKSSRVACEVMATKGKIIVAGEITCSKKVDIRWVVRRVLEDVGYNPWKFAVFVFVHQQSKDIAGGVDRALESRSGDTSWYSMLGAGDQGTVYGYATDETVEKLPLPLVYAHTICRKLDSTMKNGVIKGIGPDGKAQVTIEYEDNTPKRIKTIVVSVQHRADKDLEVLRSEIISQVLWPVFEKFPFDDDTEILINPSGRFVEGGPAADTGLTGRKIMVDSYGGLAAHGGGAFSGKDPTKVDRSGAYMARAVAKNIVWCGYAKRCQVAISYAIGKADPVAVEIETFSTGTVSDEVLRKAVLEVFNLRPAAIIETLSLRDAIYADTATYGHFSGTLSRWEWLDCYKELQEAVKKYAD from the coding sequence ATGGTAAAATACTTAACTGCCGAGAGCGTCTGCAAAGGTCACCCGGATAAACTCTGCGACCTGATTGCTGACAGCATTCTCGATGCTTGTCTACGCAAAGATAAATCTTCACGTGTGGCCTGCGAGGTCATGGCTACAAAAGGCAAGATCATCGTAGCGGGCGAAATCACCTGCTCGAAGAAAGTGGATATCCGCTGGGTGGTCCGCAGAGTTCTGGAGGATGTCGGTTATAATCCTTGGAAGTTCGCGGTGTTTGTATTCGTCCACCAGCAAAGTAAGGATATCGCCGGTGGTGTGGATCGAGCACTGGAGTCTCGCTCCGGGGACACCTCTTGGTATTCCATGCTCGGCGCTGGCGACCAGGGCACTGTTTATGGTTATGCCACAGATGAAACGGTTGAAAAGCTACCGCTTCCGCTCGTATACGCTCATACCATTTGCCGGAAGCTTGATAGCACCATGAAAAATGGTGTCATCAAAGGGATCGGCCCTGATGGAAAAGCACAAGTTACCATCGAGTATGAGGATAACACACCTAAGCGTATCAAAACAATCGTAGTTTCCGTACAGCATCGCGCTGACAAGGATTTAGAGGTTCTCCGCAGCGAGATCATCTCTCAAGTGCTGTGGCCGGTATTCGAGAAGTTTCCATTTGATGATGACACCGAAATCCTCATCAATCCCTCCGGCCGTTTTGTCGAGGGTGGTCCTGCTGCTGATACAGGTTTAACCGGCCGAAAGATTATGGTCGATAGCTATGGGGGTCTTGCTGCTCATGGCGGCGGAGCGTTCTCCGGTAAAGATCCAACGAAGGTTGACCGCTCCGGTGCATACATGGCAAGAGCTGTCGCGAAGAACATTGTCTGGTGTGGTTATGCTAAACGCTGTCAAGTAGCTATCTCCTATGCAATCGGTAAGGCTGACCCCGTTGCAGTTGAGATTGAGACCTTCAGTACAGGTACGGTTTCTGATGAAGTACTCAGAAAAGCTGTCCTTGAGGTTTTTAACCTGCGTCCTGCTGCAATTATCGAAACACTGAGTTTACGTGATGCTATCTATGCCGATACAGCGACCTATGGCCATTTCAGTGGAACACTCTCTCGCTGGGAATGGCTGGACTGTTATAAAGAACTACAGGAGGCGGTAAAGAAATATGCTGATTGA
- a CDS encoding DUF4314 domain-containing protein yields the protein MNNHFPSRELVENLRKHYPVGCRVQLVRMDDPQAPPVGTKGTVRGVDDIGSIMVAWDNGCGLSVAYGEDTCKVVSEDE from the coding sequence ATGAATAACCACTTTCCTTCAAGAGAGCTCGTCGAGAACCTCCGAAAGCATTACCCAGTTGGATGCCGTGTGCAACTGGTTCGCATGGATGATCCGCAAGCGCCTCCGGTCGGCACAAAAGGCACAGTACGCGGCGTGGACGACATCGGCAGCATAATGGTTGCATGGGACAATGGCTGCGGCCTATCGGTTGCATACGGCGAGGACACATGCAAGGTGGTAAGCGAGGATGAGTGA
- a CDS encoding DUF5049 domain-containing protein: protein MSETVKKQILVIRDTGLTNMFDVHMVERIANDMGFYELVIYLKEHRKEYAHFILTGEV from the coding sequence ATGAGTGAAACGGTCAAAAAGCAAATTCTCGTTATCCGCGACACTGGCCTTACGAATATGTTCGACGTCCATATGGTGGAGCGTATCGCGAATGACATGGGCTTCTACGAGCTGGTTATATACCTCAAGGAACACCGCAAGGAATATGCGCATTTTATCCTAACCGGCGAAGTATAA